In Panthera uncia isolate 11264 chromosome B4, Puncia_PCG_1.0, whole genome shotgun sequence, one genomic interval encodes:
- the SDR9C7 gene encoding short-chain dehydrogenase/reductase family 9C member 7, producing the protein MVMHPPIEIIKWLIQEPCVCCQWKKALLSGFQQTASWGSEDQPLQLSPEPNTSWPPASSCPMAAITDLSFMYRWFKNCNLVRNLSDKYVFITGCDSGFGNLLARQLVDRGMRVLAACFTEEGAQKLQQDTSYRLQTTLLDVTKTESIKAAAQWVRDQVGEQGLWALVNNAGVGLPSGPNEWLTKEDFVKVIDVNLVGLIEVTLHMLPMVKKARGRVINMSSSGGRVAIIGGGYCVSKFGVEAFSDSIRRELHYFGVKVSIIEPGNYRTSILGKEGMVSRMRKLWERLPQETRDSYGEDYFHIYTEKLKNMMQLAEPRIREVTDSMEHAIVSRSPRIRYNPGLDAKLLYVPLAKLPTPVTDFILSRYLPRPADSV; encoded by the exons ATGGTGATGCATCCACCTATAGAAATTATAAAGTGGCTCATCCAGGAGCCCTGTGTCTGTTGCCAGTGGAAGAAAGCTCTTCTCAGTGGCTTTCAGCAGACTGCCAGCTGGGGCTCAGAAGACCAGCCTCTCCAGCTGTCTCCTGAGCCCAATACTTCTTGGCCACCAGCATCCTCTTGCCCTATGGCAGCTATCACGGATCTCTCCTTTATGTATCGATGGTTCAAGAACTGCAATCTGGTCCGCAACCTCTCAGACAAGTATGTCTTCATCACAGGCTGTGACTCGGGCTTCGGGAACCTGCTGGCCAGGCAGCTGGTTGATCGGGGCATGCGGGTGCTGGCTGCTTGCTTCACTGAGGAAGGGGCCCAGAAGCTTCAGCAGGATACCTCTTACCGACTGCAGACCACCCTATTGGATGTCACCAAGACTGAGAGTATAAAGGCAGCGGCCCAGTGGGTGAGGGACCAAGTGGGTGAGCAAG GCCTCTGGGCCCTGGTGAACAATGCAGGTGTAGGCCTGCCCAGTGGGCCCAATGAATGGCTGACGAAGGAGGACTTTGTGAAGGTGATCGATGTGAACCTGGTGGGACTGATCGAAGTGACCCTCCACATGCTGCCCATGGTCAAAAAAGCCCGGGGCAGGGTCATCAACATGTCCAGCTCTGGTGGTCGCGTGGCTATCATCGGTGGTGGCTACTGCGTCTCCAAGTTTGGTGTCGAGGCCTTCTCTGACAGCATCAG GCGTGAGCTCCACTACTTTGGGGTGAAAGTCAGCATCATTGAGCCGGGGAACTATCGAACATCCATCCTGGGCAAGGAAGGCATGGTGTCCCGCATGCGAAAGCTGTGGGAGCGGTTGCCTCAGGAGACCCGGGACAGCTACGGGGAGGACTACTTCCACATCT ATACTGAGAAGTTAAAAAACATGATGCAGTTGGCAGAGCCAAGGATCAGAGAAGTCACCGACAGCATGGAGCACGCCATTGTTTCCCGGAGCCCCCGTATCCGCTACAACCCTGGCCTGGATGCCAAACTCCTCTACGTGCCATTGGCTAAATTGCCCACTCCTGTGACAGATTTCATCCTGAGCCGGTACCTTCCCAGGCCAGCAGACAGTGTCTGA